Sequence from the Bombus pyrosoma isolate SC7728 linkage group LG3, ASM1482585v1, whole genome shotgun sequence genome:
GAGCGCGGCGATGTAGGTCTGCGCCATTTGCAACGTCTCGAATTTACTGAGCTTGTGATCCGCCCCAAGGCTCGGTACAACTTCGCGTAATTTATCAAAAGCGTCGTTCAGACCGTTCATTCGGCGTCTTTCGCGCGCATTCGCGGCCAAACGCCGGCGCTTCAACACGCTTGGCGATGGCGGAATGTCCCTGGAGCGTCGTCTTCCTCTGCGAGGGCTGCTGGTAGGCGACACTTGTTTCTACAAAACCAATTTACACATCTTGCGTCAATGTAAATCTTTCATTCGTGACAGTTAATTCGTTAACCTTTATTCGCCTCTCGCGTCGATCCGACAAGTTGATGTATCGAGACGAAGCTTCGTTCAGATTAGTTACGTCGTTTACGTGTTCGAGCACCGTGCGTTGAAACGAGATTTCACGAATCTGCCAtgtaaatttcgataaataccCGGTTGGATTCGCTTGCCCGAACGTAGGCTCCTGTCACgcgaattgaaattaacatCTGATAGAAAAAATTGGAGCTGCGATCGTGCAAACTGCTTGCcaagaaaatttggaaatctGATTCCCACTCGAACGAGATACGACGTTGTTCATCGAAATTGAAACGCACATGATTGCGGAATCACTTTGTTGTCAACCCAATAGAAATTCCAAGATATTTgatgttttaaaaatgtattaggCTGTTCCCaaagcttctttcgttttgtgaGGAAACGATAGATGCGCCACATTTCTTGtaataatagaacaaaatggatatatatacgatttacagtgagatccgttataacgagacgcgataaagtgcacgcgtaccgagcgaaaattcaaagtcgattttctcgaaaacaaagcctcagacgaaaaatttttattctatattttcgacttcttttttcgcgtagaatcatcccctttccgcttgtaccaccagttaccaaccaccctgtatattaggttgtccggaaagtgtctttctttcgcaaacgtgtttactacaacaatgcaccttcgtacgaacgtgaaaccaagtctgtgaaatgtcacggtgtttatctcaacagaacagaatggatcgtacgtatttcgacaaaataaaaccaatgacattgtgcgtctattatttcctcataaaacgaaagaaacttgtcggacaacctaatataaatatttctctgtaCTAAATATCTTGGAATTTCTGCACACGCGTATCTTCGCGTTGCTTCCAAAcgttatctattttatttattcataaatttcattcatagaAGGCGTTTACATACTCCCGCGTACGCAGTGTTTCGTCTTAATGGGGtgtcctgaattagaatgttctaaaacagcgtctttttgtgattttttttttaaagggaaagaaaaaaattataacagttTTCAATCGGCGTGAAAGATCCACCTCGTAATTCTTGATCGAaacaaaaaaccaaaaaaggaCGAAGTAAAAAAGTTCGCcagaaagtttatttaaataattgttatagcaccttaacgtttattttttctttttataaaacacattttctcttgaaatccgccaaaatttttaatttcgcacTATTTTCTGCCCCCTTTTTTTAGTTCATcgggaagaaaaatatataataatttaatcgctTTTTGGTTCTTTGTTTCGGTCAAGAAGTTACGAGCTGGATCTTTCACGCCGATCGAAAACTACAGCCCATGAAATGGGCTTAGAAATCTGTTacaattcttctttttactttaacaaaaatttgtttgtattcgttaaatatatacaaaaccaTACCTccaaattcaataacttcgtttctttctttcccttctaaaaaaaaaaaaaaaaatcacaagaAGACGCTGTTTTAAAACACTCTAATTCAGCACATCCCCGTAATAGCCACGTCAGTTCAATCTTATTATACGATCTTACGTCATTTTTTTCAGGAACAACTTTCGTTGGTCGTAAAATCGCGAGATGTTCTCGATTAAGAACTACTATCCATTGAGATTTACCTGCGCCGATGTAACAGGTTCCCAACAATTGCTTCTTTGCTCCACCATCATCTGCATCGGCTTGCCGGCCTCGAggctttgaaatttttgttcttgAGGCGGAGTTTCGTAGCAATAGGCTGGCGGATGATACTCCACGGAACTGTCCTCGTGCAGCATCGTTCCCGGAGAGGCGGTGTGATTTATCGCATGCTGTGGCTCGTACCTgtcaaaattatatcgattataATGTGATCATTCAAGCCACGTGATTAACATGTAACGAGTCGCATTCGCTAGAAAAATGCTGCTGTACATCCTTCTCATATACGTTACTACTATAGctatttcgattatttacCTCGTATCGTTTGTTCTCCAGCTGTATTAATATCGTGTAAAATACACATGCGTTTTAACGAACCATTGAGATCGTTTTTACGATTTAGTCATTTCGATAGTCGTTGTGCTAACAACGCTAGTGTTACGATTTCAAAACTGGGAATTATCTTAATGCCATTGCACGCTCCAAGCAAGCAAAAGCAGGTCGTTCGCGATGATCTCGACACTTGTCTaacgtttataattatatataatcataattatacacattgattatattttacaaattaagtGCGATAGAACAACCGTATTAAACGTCTTGCCATGCTGTTCGATTACGATAAAGTCGTTGGTGGACTATCGATAGAATATATCTCGAGACTAGGCAGCTACGCGAGAGCTGGACGAAGATGACGAGGAAAATCACTTACTTACCAAACTtgttcaaatgaaatttccttcgaTATCTGTCGAGATAAAAAACATTGTAGGAAACTTCAACTTCGACTGAATTCCATTCAAACAATTATATACAACTTTCGTTTTACATAAACGTATACTGCTACTTGCTTTGTACAAAGCTACGATAATGCGCGATTTCGCACAAGCGACAGACGTACGAAACGCAGATTCGCAACTAGTGGAAATGTATCGTAAGGACGAGTCGGCGAGAAATATTCGCAGGGCTCGAAGCAAAAATATCAACTTACCTTTGAGGCGTTACAGGTGTCAGAACGCTAAACGAGCTTCTCTCGTACGTATCCGGCGTTCTCGAATACTTTGCAACTACCTCTTTCCCATAACTGATCGTCTCTGCTGCCTTCTGCGGGGTGATCTCACCTTTGTGCGCGTAATTCTCACTATATGCAACTTTGATAGAGTCGTAATTCGGGGAATTGTACGGCGACGGATATAAAGTGTCGTAagtcctcgtcgtcgtcgggTACGTAGTTGTTACGATCTCAGTAGAAACTGGGTATTCGTGGTGGTTCGACAGTAGAGCCATCCTTTTCCTCACTTGGCTACTTTCCAACGATAtctcattaaaataaattaattctcaaCACAAACGCGAAATCTCGACAATTCGAAAGACGATCTTGATGAAATTCTTTGCTGTTCCATCGGGTTGAATTTCCAGGCGACGCTTTCCTCTCAACAGCGGTGAATCTGGAGAACTCTTAGACCCTTTAGGATCCCTAAGACGATCGACGActaatcttcttcttcttcttcttcttattcttcttccaGCTGCTTTCCACCTTATGAAAAcacttttacttttcttcgtgaaaataCTGATCGACAAGGTTTCCACgttagtaatatatttacaccGTGATCAATCACAGAATAGTCTCGATAGTGCGCCGGTTTCACATGTTACGAGATTCGATCGTGTCGAATCAACAACGTTCGTTATAATTACCCATCGAGATTCGACTAAACTGAAACACAGTTTAACTTCCGTTTCACACGTACCGAAATACCAAACTTGGACGAATATCTTTTCGGTCATCCACCTTCGGCAGTGTTCCGTCGTATGGCAGCAAACGTTAAAGTCATCGTTTAAAATAACACGTGGTTGTCGATCGAAAAGTCAGCATCGATCGTCGACTATCGGCCCTCGTATTTTCCTGTACTTGCAGCGATTCTAAAAAGACGCGAAGTACGCGAAGCACCGGgatcgtttcgtcgtttcaTCGAGCAACAGCAGCGGTGTCAACAATCGAGAGGAGTGAGCGATGCTCGCGACGTAAAAGCTGGAGTTTGAGTGTGGCGCGTGCCGTGGCGTCCTTCGCCGCATCAACATATGGTTCCCACTTCGTTTTATGTCCATTCTGTAGGTGCACCTGGTGGCCCGTTCTGGCTCCTTCTGCATCTACCCTCTCCTTGTCTTCGCCGGCACCGTTTTACCCCGCAGAAACCCACCACCACGACCCGCGCTCGTCGTGCTCgcgttcttccttttcttctttcctgtGTCCGAGCCCTTTATCGGTCCGCCGTATAACACAGCAGCTAAACGCTTGCCGAAGAACAGCGGAAGAATTAACCTGTTGATTTAGATAACAGGCACGCGAGGAGCGAGCGTACCtgttgattgaaatttttctcgatGCTGCGTGATCCTCGTCGAGAGTTTAAAGAGCAAACGTCGAAGAAAGCTTGCAACTGAACTGCGGATTCTGAGCTGCggattatattattctattttttagcgcgtttattatatttttaaacggaaTACGAGTAGAAATTCGTTCCGTTTGTTAAATATCGcggtatattttttttattgcacgATACTTATCTTCTTATTTGCATATTCCGGTAGTTCAGTTCCAGTCCTTAGCTGCATATTTCCTTTTGGATTTGGACGAACTTACGGTCGTGCAATGTGCAATACGCGAGCAGTAGAAGTAATGTTGTAATGTATATTCTACTTTTTGAACGCGGAATGCGCGTTTTTGTACCTTCGGACTTTGCCATAAACGCACAAAAATTGGCAGACTGTTTGCGAGCGAAGATCGCGAGAGAGCAACGTAATACGGTGACTCTTATCGACCCTTTGCATTCTATTGGCTCCGCTATGAAAATACTGGTGATTAGACCGtgaatgtttataaaatatgaaaatatacacgGAGAATATGTACAATTTGCGAGAAACGTGTTCGACATAAGTTTATCGTATACAAAATTATCTGGGCTGATGGAGAAGGACGTTcggtaattttcttttaatcgatGACTTGTTCGTGGCGAAGCGCCGTagttggtattacgataaattataagtaattttccttatttcatTGTGTTTTACAAAGCataatttgttacatttcaaaatgattaaaaagtCGAGAAATGCATTTAAAATCGCATCGAAGCGTACAAATGACAACGAGGGaacatcttttattattcgtaaagGATTTCAAACGCCGATCCGAAACTGACAGAGTGGATTCCACGGTGATAATTTACTtcgaatttccaattttccgGCCTTTGTACCATTTACAATTCGGAGGATAGAAAGTCTCGCTGCTTCGCTTCTTCGCATCGATCGGACGACAGATGTCTTCTTGATGGAGGAAATACAATAAGCACGAGTAATCTGCGAATCTTGTTCGTCGCtgcaaatagaaaatagtcgtaaaagaaacgaagacgaagaggagCCAGTGTATTTACGCACGTCGACGAGTCGTCGCGACGTTTCAAGCGTTCAAACTCCTCCGGGAGCAATTACACCTGTGTTCAATATTCAACGAATAATGtacaacatatttaaaatgcaTAGAATAAATCCTACTATCTAAAAGATATCtgaaataatgttaaaaattagtaGAGACGAATATCTATGGCTTTTCGTATCGGTATACTTACGTACAACGATGGCGTACACGTTGTAAACGTTCGAATTTCTCCAGGAACAATTATCTACGGTgacgaacaaaagaaaattatataataacaataataacaatagtAACAGTTACTTGTCGGTTTTCACGATTATTGCGATCTTATTTCCATGAGCACagagatttttcttattttctactcTTACGTTCTAAACATCCTCGAGTTTACTCGTTCAAgcagaaaaatcatttttatttttaacttgcTTGTAAAATTTGGCGTATTGCTTTCGCTTGCTCTTCTTTGGTTATCGACAGCATTTCAGAGAATTCCTTTGTAATATGAAATCTACACGCTGACGACTGTGCACAGTTGTACGATATACACTTTGTACACTGTTGTATACTTTTGTATAGTCTTTGGTTTTTAATCGATAGTCGCGTATCGTACATTGCACCGTATGTCTAATTATCTTCTTGTAATATGAAATCTACACGCTGACTACTGTGGACAGTTGTACGATATACACTTTGTACACTGTTGTATGCTCTTGTATAGTCTTTGGTTTTTAGTTGACAGTCGCGTATCGTACATTGCACCGTATGTCTAATTATCTTCTTGTAATATGAAATCTATACACTGCATATTGTGGACAGTTGTACGATATACACTTTGTACACTGTTGTATACTCTTGTATAGTCTTTGGTTTTAATTGATAGTCGCGTATCGTACATTGCACCGTCTGTCTAATTATCTTCTTGTAATATGAAATCTACACGCTGACTATTGTGGACAGTTGTACGATATACACTTTGTACACTATTGTATGCTCTTGTATAGTCTTTGGTTTTTAGTTGATAGTCGCGTATCGTACATTGCACCGTATGTCTAATTATCTTCTTGTAATATGAAATCTACACGCTGACTATTGTGGACAGTTGTACGATATACACTTTGTACACTATTGTATGCTCTTGTATAGTCTTTGGTTTTTAATTGATAGTTGCGTATCGTACATTGCACCGTCCGTCTAATTATCTTcttgtaatatgaaatttacacGCTGACTATTGTGGACAGTTGTACGATATACACTTTGTACACTGTTGTATAGTCTTTGGTTTTTAGTTGATAGTCGTCGCGTATCGTACATTGCACCGTCTTTCTAATTCAGTAGGCTTTCGGTAAGCTTTCTCGTTCGTACTAAACATATTAATAACAGCCGTCTATTCTAATATATACAagtaaattctatagaattcaaACTACCTGCCAACcgaatttttacttttgctttattttacCGGCAGTCATTTGCTGAATAGAATAGATCACGCGAAAAGAACAGTAATTTAGAACttaaaaaatcgattctcgattttccaGGTAAAATTTGCAGCAGATTTGTTACTaacttttattgtatttaatttaattattcccaaactaaactcgattttccagAATCGACCGTCTGATTTATATCATACATTCATCGTTTTCGACTATCATAAttcaatttcgtaaaattacgCCACTTTTTAATCTTCCCTCTGTCCACATGTCGCATACTGTATTTTCCATATTCCACAAATAGCATACAACGTACGTACGCATCGAATGAACCATACGACccattctaaaaaatttctgaaataacgtTGCGAATTAGTAAAAAAACGAACGTAGTATTCCTCCTGCCATCTTTCGAACAATCAAAATTCCAGTACGTTTCAATTCGCttaattaacttaattaaGTAGCGTACGACCCATGGTTGGTCGTACGGGCAAAATGGAGGGGAACGTATCAGAATGCAACGGTCGTTGCTCGGGACGAATCGCCTTGAGACAATTAGCGATATCCATCTTGCACTGGGATCTACCCCTGTGAAAGGGGCCCCTGGCACGGCGCGTGCCCTGCGCCAACGAGCAACTAGGGCGCGTGACGAAAGGAGCCGCAAGGTGTTAGCCTGGCTAGCGCGGCAGATTTCAGGATAAAGACGGCCAACCGGTGGGAAAAAACCTTGTCCCGTGAACGCTCGGTCGTACACGTACAGTCCTTCCAAGGATTCGAGTCCGTTAACCCGGCAAGGACGCAAATTGGCCGGAAACCTACCGATCGGTGGGAGAAGACGTTCGTACAGTGCGGCGTTCGAACGACGATTCGGGAGAAACATGGAAACTCGCTGACCACGTTCGCCAGATTCGCGAGCAACGTTCGTACGATGATAAGCCGTGTTAAGCGAATGgaagattgaattttctttgcgACGAGAAggtatctttcttttccatgAACTTGGACCACGTCGATGCGCAAGTTTTCCCTTCGTCTTGGAAAAGTTGCT
This genomic interval carries:
- the LOC122577928 gene encoding heart- and neural crest derivatives-expressed protein 1-like, encoding MALLSNHHEYPVSTEIVTTTYPTTTRTYDTLYPSPYNSPNYDSIKVAYSENYAHKGEITPQKAAETISYGKEVVAKYSRTPDTYERSSFSVLTPVTPQRYEPQHAINHTASPGTMLHEDSSVEYHPPAYCYETPPQEQKFQSLEAGKPMQMMVEQRSNCWEPVTSAQKQVSPTSSPRRGRRRSRDIPPSPSVLKRRRLAANARERRRMNGLNDAFDKLREVVPSLGADHKLSKFETLQMAQTYIAALCDLLQRHDGKWQ